Proteins co-encoded in one Listeria ivanovii subsp. ivanovii genomic window:
- a CDS encoding peptide ABC transporter substrate-binding protein has translation MKKSKLFLTLGLTLLLSLVLVACGGGSDSKSNDKKGSDSGKASGEQVLNLTESALIPSADSTKADDQVGLNVVNQTNEGLYALDKDGIPAIAGAAEEPKVSDDKTVYTIKLREDAKWSNGDPVTANDYVYSWRRAVDPNTAATYSYLFAAIKNGEDIVAGKKKPEELGIKAVDDYTLEVTLAKPTAYINSLFAFPTFFPLNEKFVTEKGEKYAQNSDNMLFNGPFELKDWTGTNKKWTYVKNDSYWDKDKVKLKQINVQVVQDSGTGLNLYNTDKVDRTVLSADYAAQNKNNKDYVTVNDSSTFYIKFNQKRAGKDTVFANKNIRKALALAIDKQSYTDTVLKNGSKPANNLVPEGFTFDPGNKEDYTKESGPHLEYDVKEAQKAWKAGLKELGVSEITVEFTSDDTENARKSSEFIQDQLQKNLDGLTVKLKNVPFKVRLQNDQNQDYDFSMSGWGPDYQDPSTFLDLFVTGGAQNRMSYSNKDYDKILNDASVTYAADDQKRWDEMVKAEQILLTDDVAIQPLYQRSTAYLQKDYIKNLQKNPFGPDYTYKETYLTK, from the coding sequence GTGAAAAAATCTAAATTATTTCTTACACTTGGATTAACACTATTACTAAGCTTAGTCTTGGTAGCATGCGGAGGCGGATCTGATTCCAAATCTAACGACAAAAAAGGCTCAGACTCAGGTAAAGCTTCAGGAGAACAAGTACTTAACTTAACAGAAAGTGCATTAATTCCTTCTGCAGACAGCACAAAAGCGGATGACCAAGTTGGTTTAAACGTAGTTAACCAAACAAACGAAGGTCTTTATGCGCTTGACAAAGACGGTATTCCTGCCATTGCAGGTGCTGCTGAAGAGCCAAAAGTAAGTGACGATAAAACAGTTTATACTATTAAACTTCGTGAAGATGCAAAATGGTCAAACGGAGATCCTGTAACTGCAAATGACTATGTTTACTCATGGCGTCGTGCGGTTGACCCTAATACCGCTGCAACATATTCTTACCTATTTGCTGCAATCAAAAATGGTGAAGACATTGTAGCTGGTAAGAAAAAACCTGAAGAATTAGGAATTAAAGCAGTAGATGACTATACTCTAGAAGTTACTCTAGCAAAACCAACTGCTTACATTAATTCATTATTTGCATTCCCAACTTTCTTCCCACTTAACGAAAAATTCGTTACGGAAAAAGGCGAAAAATATGCACAAAATAGTGATAACATGTTATTCAATGGACCTTTCGAGTTGAAAGACTGGACTGGAACAAACAAAAAATGGACTTATGTAAAAAATGATAGCTACTGGGATAAAGACAAAGTGAAGTTGAAACAAATCAACGTACAAGTTGTTCAAGATTCCGGTACTGGACTTAACCTATACAACACTGACAAAGTTGACCGTACAGTATTAAGTGCTGATTATGCGGCTCAAAATAAAAACAATAAAGATTATGTAACAGTAAATGATTCTTCTACTTTCTACATTAAATTTAACCAAAAACGTGCTGGTAAAGATACAGTATTTGCTAACAAAAACATCCGTAAAGCATTAGCACTTGCGATTGACAAACAATCATACACTGATACAGTTCTTAAAAACGGATCAAAACCTGCAAATAACCTTGTACCAGAAGGATTTACTTTTGACCCAGGTAACAAAGAAGATTATACAAAAGAATCCGGCCCACATTTGGAATATGATGTAAAAGAAGCACAAAAAGCATGGAAAGCTGGCTTGAAAGAACTTGGAGTTTCCGAAATTACAGTTGAATTCACTAGTGATGATACTGAAAATGCGAGAAAATCTTCTGAATTCATTCAAGATCAACTACAAAAGAATTTAGATGGTCTTACAGTTAAACTGAAAAACGTACCATTTAAAGTTCGTTTACAAAATGACCAAAACCAAGATTACGACTTCTCAATGAGCGGCTGGGGTCCTGACTATCAAGATCCATCCACTTTCCTTGATCTATTCGTAACTGGTGGTGCACAAAATAGAATGAGTTATTCTAACAAAGACTACGACAAGATTTTAAATGATGCTTCTGTAACTTATGCAGCAGACGATCAAAAACGTTGGGATGAAATGGTTAAAGCAGAACAAATCCTACTTACGGATGATGTAGCAATTCAACCACTTTATCAACGTTCTACTGCATACCTACAAAAAGACTACATTAAAAACTTGCAAAAAAATCCATTTGGTCCTGATTACACTTATAAAGAAACATACTTGACTAAATAA
- a CDS encoding DUF3899 domain-containing protein, with translation MFLRIMIYTLIQEVIIFGILLFGKNGVSLTNYIDISFLVSLITLLIGLFVYIMRSGFLDRVHNGFRNISRKIKREEESEFSDMMLSELVGLQYAGILISALLVMLSSILSLFL, from the coding sequence ATGTTTTTACGAATTATGATTTACACACTTATTCAAGAAGTAATTATATTTGGAATCCTGCTTTTTGGTAAAAATGGAGTTAGTTTAACCAATTATATAGATATTTCTTTCCTTGTATCACTAATTACATTGCTCATTGGATTATTTGTTTATATAATGAGAAGTGGTTTTCTGGACCGGGTTCATAATGGATTTAGGAATATATCTCGGAAAATCAAACGCGAAGAAGAAAGTGAGTTTTCTGATATGATGCTGTCAGAACTGGTCGGGCTTCAATATGCTGGTATTTTAATCAGCGCGCTTCTAGTAATGCTTTCCAGTATTTTATCTTTATTTTTATGA
- the trpS gene encoding tryptophan--tRNA ligase: protein MKKVIFSGIQPSGQLTLGNYIGALKQFGQFQDEYDCFYCIVDEHAITVPQDRLKLRQQTRNLAALYLAVGLDPEKATLFIQSEVAAHAQAAWILQCNVYIGELERMTQFKDKSDGKAGVSAGLLTYPPLMAADILLYQTNLVPVGEDQKQHIELTRDLADRFNKKHADIFTMPEVFIPKQGARVMSLQDPTKKMSKSDANLKNAIFLLDPPATITKKIKSAVTDSSGIIEYNKEEKPGISNLLTIYSVITGETIANIEEKYTGKGYGDFKTDLAEIVVAELSPIQERYHAYLESDELDDILDAGAEKAARVANKTLKKMENGVGLGRKRRK from the coding sequence ATGAAAAAAGTAATATTTTCCGGAATTCAACCTAGTGGACAATTAACTTTAGGAAATTACATTGGAGCATTAAAACAGTTTGGACAATTTCAAGATGAGTATGATTGTTTTTATTGTATCGTGGATGAACACGCAATTACGGTTCCTCAAGACAGACTAAAATTGCGACAACAGACTAGAAATCTTGCAGCACTTTATTTAGCTGTTGGACTTGACCCTGAGAAAGCAACCTTATTTATTCAATCTGAAGTTGCTGCACATGCACAGGCTGCTTGGATTTTACAATGTAATGTTTATATTGGTGAATTAGAACGAATGACACAATTCAAAGATAAGTCTGATGGCAAAGCTGGTGTTAGTGCAGGACTTCTGACTTATCCACCGTTAATGGCGGCCGATATTTTGCTTTATCAAACTAATTTAGTTCCTGTTGGTGAAGATCAAAAACAACATATCGAATTAACACGAGATTTAGCAGATCGATTTAACAAAAAACACGCAGATATTTTTACGATGCCAGAAGTATTTATCCCGAAACAAGGCGCACGAGTAATGTCCCTTCAAGATCCAACAAAGAAAATGAGTAAATCCGATGCTAATTTGAAAAATGCTATCTTTTTACTTGATCCACCAGCAACAATTACAAAAAAAATCAAGAGTGCTGTTACTGACTCTAGCGGAATTATTGAGTATAACAAAGAAGAAAAACCTGGTATTTCGAATCTACTAACCATTTATTCCGTTATTACTGGCGAAACGATAGCTAATATAGAAGAGAAATATACAGGTAAGGGTTATGGCGACTTTAAAACTGACTTGGCAGAAATTGTCGTTGCTGAACTTAGCCCAATTCAAGAAAGATACCATGCTTACTTAGAATCAGATGAATTAGATGACATTTTAGATGCAGGTGCAGAAAAAGCAGCACGCGTAGCTAATAAAACATTGAAAAAAATGGAAAATGGAGTTGGACTTGGTCGGAAACGCAGAAAATAA
- a CDS encoding organic hydroperoxide resistance protein, giving the protein MKKLYETTVINTGGRSGEVHSPDNVFYFDIAAPKELGGDGGGGTNPEQLFAAGYGACFNSALELVLGKAGIDAKSTVTATVSLYSDPEDNGFKIGVLLEGTIEGLDEEKTEALLKKAHEVCPYSKATRGNIDVEIKVG; this is encoded by the coding sequence ATGAAAAAACTGTATGAAACAACAGTTATTAATACTGGTGGAAGAAGCGGAGAAGTACATTCACCTGACAACGTATTTTATTTTGACATTGCAGCACCCAAAGAACTAGGTGGAGACGGCGGAGGTGGAACCAATCCAGAACAATTATTTGCGGCTGGATATGGTGCTTGTTTCAATAGTGCCCTAGAATTAGTACTTGGAAAAGCCGGGATTGACGCAAAAAGCACAGTAACAGCGACTGTAAGCTTATACAGTGACCCAGAAGATAATGGTTTTAAAATTGGTGTCTTATTAGAAGGAACAATTGAAGGCTTAGACGAAGAAAAAACAGAAGCATTACTGAAAAAAGCACATGAAGTTTGTCCATATTCGAAAGCAACACGTGGTAACATTGATGTGGAAATTAAAGTTGGTTAA
- a CDS encoding MarR family winged helix-turn-helix transcriptional regulator, translated as MDTNKRILEEQLCFSVYNASKQFTRLYREALEPFQLTYPQYISLLVLWEGKELMVSELGNRLALDSGTLTPMLKRMEHLGYVTRTRHPEDERRVYIKPTEKALKIQPAVLESVDRCLQLLGTDEKEYTQLLTKIQALTNQLGGIENEKTV; from the coding sequence GTGGACACGAACAAGCGCATATTAGAAGAACAGCTTTGTTTTTCTGTTTACAATGCATCCAAACAATTTACAAGGCTATATCGTGAAGCATTGGAACCTTTTCAACTGACCTACCCACAGTATATTAGTTTACTAGTTTTATGGGAAGGGAAAGAACTAATGGTATCTGAACTTGGGAATAGATTGGCTTTGGACAGTGGCACCCTTACGCCAATGTTAAAGCGGATGGAGCATTTAGGATATGTCACACGGACCCGTCATCCGGAAGACGAACGCCGCGTGTATATCAAACCAACAGAAAAAGCATTAAAAATCCAACCTGCTGTGCTAGAAAGCGTGGACAGATGCCTTCAACTACTAGGTACCGACGAAAAGGAATACACACAATTACTTACAAAAATTCAAGCACTAACTAATCAATTAGGAGGAATAGAAAATGAAAAAACTGTATGA
- the fabF gene encoding beta-ketoacyl-ACP synthase II — translation MDRRRVVVTGIGAVTPIGNDAETSWENAKKGVNGVSEMTRLNPDDFPVKIAAELKDFDVEKYLEKKEARKMDRFTHYAIASAEMAVQDSGLIIDDSNATRVGVWIGSGIGGMETFETQYEVFLNRGHRRVSPFFVPMMIPDMASGQVSIRFGAKGINSTTVTACATATNSIGDAFKVIERGDADAMITGGAEAPITKMSLAGFTANKALSLNPDPETACRPFDKDRDGFIIGEGAGIVILEEYEHAKARGAKIYAEVVGYGATGDAYHITAPAPGGEGAARAMKMAIDDAGLTPDKVDYINAHGTSTPYNDEYETQAIKTVFGESAKKLAISSTKSMTGHTLGASGGIEAIFTVLSIRDNIIVPTIHLKNQDEVCDLDYVPNEAREKEVDVAISNSFGFGGHNATLVFKRVKE, via the coding sequence ATGGATAGAAGAAGAGTGGTTGTTACTGGTATTGGAGCTGTTACACCAATTGGGAATGATGCGGAAACTTCTTGGGAAAACGCAAAAAAAGGTGTTAATGGTGTTTCAGAAATGACAAGACTTAATCCGGATGACTTTCCGGTTAAAATTGCAGCAGAATTGAAAGATTTTGATGTTGAAAAATATTTAGAGAAAAAAGAAGCTCGTAAAATGGACCGTTTTACCCATTACGCAATTGCGAGTGCTGAAATGGCTGTACAAGATTCTGGACTAATTATCGATGATTCTAATGCTACACGTGTTGGTGTTTGGATTGGTTCAGGAATCGGCGGTATGGAAACATTCGAAACACAATATGAAGTGTTTTTAAATCGTGGACATCGTCGTGTTAGCCCGTTTTTCGTGCCAATGATGATTCCAGACATGGCTTCGGGCCAAGTTTCCATCCGTTTTGGTGCAAAAGGAATTAACTCAACTACAGTTACTGCATGTGCTACAGCTACAAACTCTATCGGTGATGCTTTCAAAGTAATCGAACGTGGCGATGCTGATGCAATGATTACTGGCGGAGCAGAAGCGCCAATCACAAAAATGTCTTTAGCAGGATTTACTGCTAACAAGGCTTTATCTTTAAATCCAGATCCAGAAACTGCTTGTCGTCCATTTGATAAAGACCGTGATGGTTTTATTATTGGCGAAGGTGCTGGGATTGTCATTTTAGAAGAATACGAACATGCAAAAGCTCGTGGCGCTAAAATTTATGCAGAAGTTGTTGGCTACGGTGCAACAGGAGATGCATATCACATTACAGCTCCAGCTCCAGGTGGTGAAGGAGCGGCTCGTGCTATGAAAATGGCTATTGATGATGCAGGTCTTACACCCGATAAAGTGGATTACATCAATGCTCACGGAACTAGTACTCCATATAATGATGAATATGAAACACAAGCAATTAAAACCGTATTTGGTGAGTCTGCTAAAAAATTAGCTATTAGTTCTACTAAATCAATGACTGGTCATACTTTAGGTGCGTCTGGTGGTATTGAAGCTATTTTTACAGTGTTGAGTATTCGTGATAATATTATTGTGCCAACAATTCACTTAAAAAACCAAGATGAAGTTTGTGACTTGGATTATGTTCCAAACGAAGCACGTGAAAAAGAAGTGGATGTAGCAATATCCAATTCTTTTGGCTTTGGCGGTCATAATGCGACATTGGTATTTAAAAGAGTAAAAGAATAA
- the fabH gene encoding 3-oxoacyl-ACP synthase III FabH, producing the protein MNAGILGVGKYVPERILTNFDLEKMMETSDEWIRTRTGIEERRIARDDEYTHDLAYEAAKVAIKNAGLTPDDIDLFIVATVTQEATFPSVANIIQDRLGAKNAAGMDVEAACAGFTFGVVTAAQFIKTGAYKNIVVVGADKLSKITNWDDRATAVLFGDGAGAIVMGPVSDNRGLLSFDLGSDGSGGKYLNLDENKKIYMNGREVFRFAVRQMGEASLRVLESAGLEKEDLDLLIPHQANIRIMEASRERLNLPEEKLMKTVHKYGNTSSSSIALALVDAVEEGRIKDDDNVLLVGFGGGLTWGALIIRWGK; encoded by the coding sequence ATGAACGCAGGAATTTTAGGAGTAGGTAAATACGTACCTGAACGAATATTAACAAACTTTGATTTAGAAAAAATGATGGAAACTTCTGATGAGTGGATACGTACTCGTACTGGAATTGAAGAAAGAAGAATTGCTCGTGATGATGAATATACACATGATTTAGCATATGAAGCTGCAAAAGTAGCAATCAAGAATGCTGGATTAACACCAGATGATATTGATTTATTTATCGTAGCAACAGTAACTCAAGAAGCAACTTTCCCGTCAGTCGCTAATATTATTCAAGACCGTTTAGGTGCAAAAAACGCAGCTGGTATGGATGTGGAAGCAGCTTGTGCTGGATTTACTTTTGGTGTTGTGACAGCAGCACAATTTATTAAGACAGGGGCATACAAAAATATCGTTGTAGTTGGTGCAGATAAATTATCTAAAATCACTAACTGGGATGATCGTGCAACTGCTGTTCTGTTTGGTGATGGAGCTGGCGCAATAGTTATGGGGCCGGTATCTGATAATCGTGGTTTACTATCTTTTGACTTAGGTTCTGATGGTTCAGGTGGTAAATACTTAAATCTAGACGAAAATAAAAAAATTTACATGAATGGACGCGAAGTATTCCGCTTTGCTGTTCGTCAAATGGGTGAAGCATCTTTACGCGTTCTTGAGAGTGCTGGACTTGAAAAAGAAGATTTAGATTTGTTAATTCCACATCAAGCTAACATTCGCATTATGGAAGCTTCTCGTGAACGTTTAAATTTACCAGAAGAAAAACTAATGAAGACAGTTCATAAATACGGCAATACCTCTTCATCCTCTATTGCACTTGCGCTAGTAGATGCCGTAGAAGAGGGACGTATTAAAGATGATGATAATGTGTTGCTTGTTGGTTTTGGCGGCGGTTTAACGTGGGGTGCTTTAATTATTCGTTGGGGTAAATAA